In one window of Nerophis ophidion isolate RoL-2023_Sa linkage group LG05, RoL_Noph_v1.0, whole genome shotgun sequence DNA:
- the LOC133552842 gene encoding gap junction Cx32.2 protein-like, translating into MGEWSMLSEMLDKVQLHSTVLGKVWMSVLFIFRIFILAAGVDQIWGDEQANMDCNTNSPGCKNACYDASFPISHTRFWVLQILIVSTPTLIYLGHVLLVIRQENKLRRRLELKCDRNGLIKSPKYSDEHGKVRLEGSLLVSYLMQLLVKVLLEVAFIVGQYFIYDFILMPVNITFQGGSCQTPTNCFISRPTEKSVFIVFMLAMGVLSVILNIVEMFYLMISKIGERKRRSALLLNQ; encoded by the coding sequence ATGGGAGAGTGGTCCATGCTATCCGAGATGTTGGACAAGGTCCAGTTGCACTCAACTGTCCTAGGCAAGGTCTGGATGAGCGTGCTTTTCATCTTCAGAATCTTCATCCTGGCAGCTGGCGTGGATCAAATATGGGGAGATGAACAAGCAAACATGGACTGCAACACTAATAGCCCGGGCTGCAAGAATGCTTGTTACGATGCGTCCTTCCCCATCTCCCACACACGCTTCTGGGTCCTTCAGATTCTCATCGTCTCGACGCCTACTTTGATCTACTTGGGCCACGTCCTGCTGGTTATTCGCCAAGAGAACAAGCTCAGGAGACGCTTGGAGCTGAAGTGTGACCGAAATGGGTTGATCAAATCCCCCAAATACTCCGACGAACATGGGAAGGTGCGTCTCGAAGGCTCCCTGTTGGTCAGCTACCTGATGCAACTCCTGGTCAAGGTCCTGCTTGAGGTCGCCTTCATCGTGGGTCAGTACTTCATCTACGACTTCATACTCATGCCGGTTAATATAACCTTTCAAGGCGGCAGCTGCCAAACACCCACAAACTGTTTCATCAGTCGTCCGACagaaaaaagtgtatttatcGTTTTTATGTTGGCGATGGGCGTGCTCTCTGTGATCCTGAACATTGTTGAAATGTTCTACCTGATGATATCTAAAATAGGAGAGAGGAAAAGAAGATCTGCTTTACTTCTGAACCAGtag